The Paludisphaera borealis genome contains a region encoding:
- a CDS encoding GH36-type glycosyl hydrolase domain-containing protein — protein sequence MARSFEPAVGGDVLRLKYTIPAGSTVGLFAKAFREKPEPGRPTLVSLGIGPDDPARVGQVEVWVEIKGKTGAQRIGLEIPPRWTTVERLLDWGAVGELDEVVFVVRPLAGATATGSLRIDARFEELSFARGLSLSFWARLAGVAIVGLFVGAVVALAGAVVGRAGGGEQSTAPRGLGGDLIRGVGWAFIAFLVVATYRQGARDALEAGWSVLGLAVAGAIVGGWWKLGLTGKLPTPREAFQHALAGGLLAVSSSSMTLLQAPAQWSQTLLISQTAAAVALLIYFLADVSRLSSTGRSLGAAGAVLIVSAPYVLGGLTLLEPDGLLRSLGGLLTANTWASAFVARVLVVFLFNAAVSNLLSWVVRGGPWRSWRAHLTMLAVAVAAVAAPWIAGLGAGPSVASWSILQRLPVALLATIFSQAGLWAEAYLFTGLAMDAVRGLAPSRESILAHPLQGLKKGMIYSGTFMGILYTLGALHENATIRRVALEHPLLATMIFGGLAFPLLKAIFESFDGSPPFIERVARSYRKPTLVLRGAVAGLGLSWGLTAGLPARELSARMGFGFLVGAAAYAGIDLTRDAFATIRDRGRLQAVRYYAVHAVLGGLIGAAIGFYLDSAQLAVVVAKFQRYVSAGRPPEAFGIYPLVSKWGFLNLGTVSGGVDLLFAEALAGAISWSTAAWLFALNRTFMTACFESQSAPVRLMFTKAGMIQLTENMIQVMRWGLWMSPIINSFLRPMGEPTWYNQDGAVRTVLAVFKDATSTPDAFRAWSLQVFIYLLAYDAVRILIWMDHMGLRVATLVNLSFLGVDAFERRLSRYLAPAATARSIPEAVKRFTTWGPLLLPFYIPRGADWDHAWSAAEALRGRSGPGVLEWALALPVGEQALLAVAAAAACAAVCTAVRLLGKFVKIPEPAALALRNQTYELMIRNDGAVIGRIPSRDQDVSRRSYDLIDPAGRAIFVIVDSEVEGDEPSRAWPLIGNLPGVFDDPAPWVRRGDSLTRPSSRGDVRAVVEVALPAANDPVELWTITLENLSDRPRSVKVVPYLEWVLNRPEADRGHTQYNRLFAEIEYVGGLRAVLAWDKHAKAMGLLAADLQPEGFLSSRIDFIGRARSLSSPRVLQTLAFTEPRDTAAHPTLDPIGSLLTGLTLPARGSSKARFLIGLADDKKEAVDLIARHLETPGARAVSEHRTRKETHRIGHGEIPPGTPQPYAEFSDDGTKLLVRTPLTPRPFDHTMSNRLGHVVVVTNRGLHTSASVNAQQNRLTPDWSDIVTREVPSEAIYLFDAETGAWFSPTYHPVNDPEARHEAEFGVDGTAVFRMNRGNLETELTVFAPVDNPTGVYLLTIKNHGRTPRRLRVAPYFQMVLAGQPEYAGRLSIDVDERLNAVFFENPRNTFRTGPAFVAMSENAERIETVRGRFIGAGRNIGRPHFVEHAEADAREPLDDRPVAAFVTSLEIPAQSDRTVVVILGQADDRRAAEAVVRKYQDVKDAEDALAETRRWWLGLSSTVQVETAAPEFDGYLDWLKYQALAVRIWARRGFYQASGAYGFRDQLQDSVNLIWVDPAIARRQILLHASQQFLEGDVVHWFHRLQDGRTGFVGRSHASDNLLWLCWAVVEYLGTTGDESILDERTYYLESEQPFEPLPAGKQGMGFDPIRSTRDDTVYRHCLRAIDLVLDRRMGAHQLPLIGTGDWNDGLDEIGSEGRGESVWLGFFLSYILGRITAVVEKKERAARRDYYEGRRRALNEAIERTWRGDRYLCAIHDDGTEIGVKGSGVWEIDALTAAWAVMSGVNPDRGRIVFETALKILERENTILLGWPPLREDTKPYLGRSSWYPEGVRENGMYCHGVQWLVGAARILAEQRRRQGDAEQASAYVETAYRLWRKIASLSHATTGEIEVFGGQPNQQAAAMVTTFDPGRMIWNGYTGAAGWMLRQALEGVLGLRLSSGAIVDPSEPDAPADLGAVQVVRDLARSPFLGDPAAGEARDTTPSEARTRS from the coding sequence TTGGCTCGGAGCTTCGAGCCGGCCGTCGGCGGCGACGTGCTGAGGCTCAAGTATACGATACCGGCGGGTTCAACTGTAGGGCTCTTTGCGAAAGCCTTCCGAGAAAAACCGGAACCGGGCCGTCCGACGCTTGTCAGCCTGGGGATCGGGCCGGACGACCCCGCGCGGGTCGGCCAGGTCGAGGTCTGGGTCGAGATCAAGGGGAAGACCGGCGCCCAGCGGATCGGCCTTGAGATTCCACCTCGTTGGACGACGGTCGAACGACTGCTCGACTGGGGGGCGGTCGGCGAACTCGACGAGGTCGTCTTCGTCGTCCGTCCCCTGGCCGGCGCGACGGCCACCGGGTCATTGCGGATCGACGCCCGCTTCGAGGAGCTTTCGTTCGCGCGCGGGCTGAGCCTCTCCTTCTGGGCGCGGCTGGCGGGCGTCGCGATTGTCGGCCTGTTCGTGGGAGCGGTCGTCGCCCTGGCGGGGGCCGTCGTGGGACGAGCGGGCGGTGGCGAGCAATCCACCGCGCCCCGGGGGCTCGGCGGCGACCTGATTCGCGGCGTGGGATGGGCGTTCATCGCGTTCCTGGTCGTCGCGACGTATCGGCAGGGGGCTCGCGATGCGCTCGAAGCCGGCTGGAGCGTGCTGGGCCTGGCGGTCGCCGGCGCGATCGTCGGCGGCTGGTGGAAACTCGGACTCACGGGAAAACTTCCGACGCCCCGAGAGGCCTTCCAACACGCCCTCGCCGGCGGCCTGCTCGCGGTCTCGTCGAGTTCGATGACTCTCTTGCAAGCGCCGGCGCAGTGGTCGCAGACGCTACTGATCAGCCAGACCGCGGCGGCCGTCGCCTTGCTGATCTACTTCCTCGCCGACGTCTCCCGGCTGTCGTCGACGGGCCGAAGTCTGGGGGCCGCCGGCGCGGTCTTGATCGTCTCCGCCCCCTACGTGCTGGGGGGCCTGACGCTGCTGGAACCCGACGGGCTATTGCGGTCGCTGGGGGGCCTGCTTACAGCCAATACGTGGGCCTCGGCCTTCGTGGCCCGGGTCCTGGTCGTCTTCCTCTTTAATGCGGCCGTGTCCAACCTGCTCTCCTGGGTCGTCCGTGGCGGGCCGTGGCGGTCGTGGCGGGCCCACCTGACGATGCTGGCCGTCGCCGTCGCGGCGGTGGCGGCGCCGTGGATCGCGGGCCTCGGCGCCGGGCCGTCGGTGGCCTCGTGGTCGATTCTCCAGCGTCTCCCCGTCGCCTTGCTCGCGACGATCTTCTCCCAGGCCGGATTATGGGCTGAAGCCTACCTGTTCACGGGGCTGGCGATGGACGCCGTGCGCGGGCTGGCGCCTTCGCGCGAGTCGATCCTGGCGCATCCGTTGCAGGGCCTCAAGAAGGGGATGATCTACAGCGGGACGTTCATGGGGATTCTCTACACCCTGGGCGCTCTTCACGAGAACGCCACAATCCGCCGCGTGGCTCTCGAGCATCCGTTGCTGGCCACGATGATCTTCGGCGGCCTCGCGTTCCCGTTGCTCAAGGCGATCTTCGAATCGTTCGACGGCAGTCCGCCGTTCATCGAGCGGGTCGCGCGAAGCTACCGAAAGCCGACGCTCGTCCTCCGGGGCGCCGTCGCCGGCCTCGGGCTGAGCTGGGGGCTGACGGCCGGCTTGCCGGCGCGCGAGCTGTCGGCGCGCATGGGCTTCGGATTCCTCGTGGGCGCGGCGGCTTATGCGGGAATCGACCTCACGCGCGACGCCTTCGCGACGATCCGCGATCGCGGACGGTTGCAGGCGGTCCGGTATTATGCCGTCCACGCGGTGCTCGGCGGACTCATCGGCGCGGCGATCGGCTTCTATCTCGACTCGGCCCAGCTCGCGGTGGTGGTCGCCAAGTTCCAGCGCTACGTGTCGGCGGGGAGGCCGCCGGAGGCGTTCGGGATTTATCCGCTGGTCAGCAAGTGGGGCTTCCTGAACCTGGGGACCGTGTCGGGCGGCGTCGATCTGCTGTTCGCCGAGGCGCTCGCGGGGGCGATCAGTTGGTCGACGGCCGCCTGGCTGTTCGCCCTTAACCGAACGTTCATGACCGCTTGCTTCGAGAGCCAGTCCGCCCCCGTGCGGCTGATGTTCACCAAAGCCGGAATGATCCAGCTCACGGAGAACATGATTCAGGTGATGCGGTGGGGTTTGTGGATGTCGCCGATCATCAACTCGTTCCTCCGGCCGATGGGGGAGCCGACGTGGTACAACCAGGACGGCGCGGTCCGGACGGTTCTGGCCGTCTTCAAGGACGCGACGTCGACCCCCGATGCATTCCGCGCGTGGAGTCTTCAAGTCTTCATCTATCTGCTGGCTTACGACGCCGTCCGCATCCTGATCTGGATGGACCACATGGGCCTCCGGGTGGCGACGCTCGTGAACCTGAGCTTCCTTGGCGTCGACGCCTTCGAACGTCGCCTGTCGCGGTATCTCGCGCCGGCGGCCACGGCCCGAAGCATCCCTGAAGCCGTCAAGCGGTTCACCACGTGGGGACCGCTCTTGCTACCGTTCTACATCCCGCGCGGCGCCGATTGGGACCACGCCTGGAGCGCGGCCGAAGCCCTGCGCGGTCGGAGCGGGCCGGGCGTCCTGGAATGGGCGCTCGCGCTGCCGGTCGGCGAACAAGCGCTTCTCGCCGTCGCCGCGGCCGCCGCCTGCGCGGCCGTTTGTACGGCGGTCCGCCTGCTCGGCAAGTTCGTCAAGATCCCCGAGCCGGCCGCGCTCGCGCTGCGGAACCAAACTTACGAATTGATGATCCGGAACGACGGCGCGGTCATCGGCCGGATTCCATCCCGCGATCAGGACGTGAGCCGGCGCTCGTACGATCTGATTGATCCCGCCGGTCGGGCGATCTTCGTGATCGTCGATTCGGAAGTGGAAGGTGACGAGCCCTCGCGAGCCTGGCCGTTGATCGGGAACTTGCCCGGAGTCTTCGACGATCCGGCCCCGTGGGTCCGGCGCGGCGATTCTCTGACGCGGCCGAGTTCGCGGGGCGACGTCCGGGCCGTGGTCGAGGTCGCCTTGCCCGCCGCGAATGATCCGGTGGAGTTGTGGACGATCACGCTGGAGAACCTTTCTGACAGGCCGAGAAGCGTCAAGGTCGTCCCCTACCTCGAATGGGTTCTCAATCGTCCCGAGGCCGATCGCGGCCACACGCAGTACAACCGGCTGTTCGCCGAAATCGAGTACGTCGGCGGCCTCCGCGCGGTGCTCGCCTGGGACAAGCACGCGAAGGCGATGGGCCTGCTGGCCGCCGATCTGCAGCCGGAAGGCTTCCTGTCGTCGCGGATCGACTTCATCGGCCGGGCCCGGAGCCTGAGCTCGCCCCGCGTACTCCAAACGCTCGCGTTCACCGAGCCTCGCGACACGGCGGCCCACCCGACGCTCGACCCGATCGGCAGCCTGCTCACGGGCTTGACGCTCCCCGCTCGCGGGTCGTCCAAGGCGCGGTTCTTGATCGGGCTCGCGGACGACAAGAAGGAGGCCGTCGACCTGATCGCGCGACATCTCGAGACCCCCGGCGCGCGGGCGGTCTCGGAACATCGAACCCGCAAGGAAACCCACCGCATCGGCCACGGCGAGATCCCGCCGGGGACGCCTCAACCGTACGCCGAGTTCTCGGACGATGGGACGAAGCTGCTGGTGCGCACGCCCTTGACCCCTCGTCCCTTCGACCACACGATGTCGAACCGACTGGGGCACGTGGTCGTGGTCACGAATCGCGGCTTGCACACGTCGGCGAGCGTTAACGCTCAGCAGAACCGCTTGACGCCCGACTGGTCGGACATCGTCACCCGCGAGGTTCCTTCGGAGGCGATCTACCTGTTCGATGCGGAGACGGGCGCGTGGTTCTCGCCCACGTATCACCCCGTCAACGATCCCGAAGCGCGCCACGAGGCCGAGTTCGGCGTCGACGGAACGGCCGTGTTTCGGATGAATCGGGGGAACCTTGAAACCGAGCTGACGGTCTTCGCGCCGGTCGACAATCCCACGGGCGTTTACCTGCTGACGATCAAGAACCACGGTCGGACGCCTCGGAGGCTTCGCGTCGCGCCGTATTTCCAGATGGTCCTCGCCGGCCAGCCGGAATACGCGGGCCGCTTGAGCATCGACGTCGACGAGCGGCTGAACGCCGTGTTCTTCGAGAACCCGCGCAACACGTTCCGGACGGGGCCGGCGTTCGTCGCGATGTCCGAGAACGCCGAGCGGATCGAGACGGTTCGCGGTCGGTTCATCGGCGCGGGGAGGAACATCGGCCGTCCCCACTTCGTCGAGCACGCCGAGGCCGACGCGCGGGAGCCCCTCGACGATCGACCGGTCGCCGCTTTCGTAACCAGCCTCGAAATCCCCGCGCAGTCCGATCGGACCGTCGTGGTGATTCTGGGACAGGCCGACGACCGCCGCGCGGCGGAAGCCGTCGTGCGCAAGTATCAAGACGTGAAGGACGCCGAAGACGCGCTCGCCGAAACCCGGCGCTGGTGGCTCGGCCTGTCGTCGACGGTCCAGGTCGAGACCGCCGCCCCCGAGTTCGACGGCTACCTCGACTGGCTGAAATACCAGGCGCTCGCGGTGCGGATCTGGGCGCGTCGGGGCTTCTATCAGGCGAGCGGCGCGTACGGCTTCCGCGATCAGCTTCAGGATTCAGTCAACCTGATCTGGGTCGACCCCGCGATCGCGCGCCGGCAGATTTTGCTGCACGCGTCGCAGCAGTTCCTCGAAGGGGACGTCGTCCACTGGTTCCACCGGCTCCAGGACGGCCGCACGGGATTCGTCGGCCGGAGCCACGCATCCGATAACCTGTTGTGGCTGTGCTGGGCCGTCGTCGAGTATCTCGGGACGACGGGCGATGAATCGATCCTGGACGAGCGGACGTACTACCTGGAGTCGGAGCAGCCGTTCGAGCCGTTGCCCGCCGGCAAGCAGGGCATGGGCTTCGACCCGATCCGGTCGACCCGCGACGATACGGTCTATCGACATTGCCTCAGGGCGATCGACCTGGTTCTCGACCGTCGCATGGGCGCGCATCAGCTCCCGCTGATCGGCACCGGCGACTGGAACGACGGCCTCGACGAGATCGGCAGCGAAGGGCGAGGCGAAAGCGTCTGGCTCGGCTTCTTCCTCTCCTACATCCTCGGCCGCATCACGGCCGTGGTCGAGAAAAAGGAGAGAGCCGCCCGGCGCGACTATTACGAAGGGCGGCGGCGGGCGCTCAACGAGGCGATCGAGCGGACGTGGCGCGGCGACCGCTACCTCTGCGCGATCCACGACGACGGAACCGAGATCGGCGTCAAGGGGAGCGGCGTCTGGGAGATCGATGCGTTGACTGCCGCCTGGGCCGTGATGTCGGGCGTGAATCCCGATCGCGGCCGGATCGTCTTCGAGACGGCGCTCAAGATTTTGGAGCGGGAGAACACGATCTTGCTCGGCTGGCCGCCGCTTCGCGAGGACACCAAGCCGTACCTCGGCCGCAGCAGTTGGTATCCTGAAGGAGTGCGCGAGAACGGCATGTACTGCCACGGCGTGCAATGGCTGGTCGGCGCCGCCCGGATTCTGGCCGAGCAGCGCCGGCGTCAGGGCGACGCCGAGCAGGCGAGCGCGTACGTCGAGACCGCATACCGCCTGTGGCGCAAGATCGCGTCCCTCTCGCATGCGACGACGGGCGAGATCGAAGTCTTCGGCGGTCAACCCAACCAGCAGGCGGCCGCCATGGTGACGACGTTCGACCCGGGGCGTATGATCTGGAACGGGTACACCGGCGCAGCGGGCTGGATGCTTCGTCAAGCCCTCGAAGGAGTGCTCGGCCTGCGGCTGTCGTCCGGCGCGATCGTCGACCCGTCCGAGCCCGATGCCCCGGCCGACCTGGGCGCGGTCCAGGTGGTGCGCGACTTGGCCCGAAGTCCGTTTCTCGGCGACCCCGCGGCCGGAGAGGCCCGCGACACGACCCCCTCTGAGGCGAGGACGCGATCATGA
- a CDS encoding cytochrome c3 family protein, with translation MPQVFHPSANTLSRVVLFSLVVGPAALLGLVYLLVRSPYQTQVRVVREQPVQFSHEHHVNGLGIDCRFCHTSVETAASAGMPATHTCMTCHSQIWSDSPLLEPVRASMKNQEPLAWARIHDLPDFVYFHHGIHVQKGVGCVECHGRIDKMPLAWREKPLTMEWCLECHRNPEPRLRPKDDVFAMDWEPPADSGLALGRELLQKNHVEVGQLTNCSICHR, from the coding sequence ATGCCCCAGGTCTTCCACCCGAGTGCCAACACGCTCTCGCGCGTGGTCTTGTTCAGCCTTGTGGTCGGGCCGGCGGCTCTGCTGGGGCTGGTCTACCTCTTGGTTCGCTCCCCCTACCAGACGCAGGTTCGCGTGGTCCGCGAACAGCCGGTGCAGTTCTCGCACGAGCACCACGTCAATGGTCTGGGGATCGACTGCCGCTTCTGCCATACGTCCGTGGAAACCGCCGCGTCGGCCGGCATGCCCGCGACTCACACGTGCATGACGTGTCATTCGCAGATCTGGTCTGACAGCCCGTTGCTCGAGCCCGTCCGGGCCAGCATGAAGAACCAAGAGCCCCTGGCCTGGGCTCGAATCCACGACCTGCCCGACTTCGTGTATTTCCATCACGGAATCCACGTTCAGAAGGGGGTCGGCTGCGTCGAGTGCCACGGCCGCATCGACAAGATGCCGCTGGCCTGGAGAGAGAAGCCCTTGACCATGGAATGGTGCCTCGAGTGCCACCGCAATCCCGAGCCTCGACTGCGTCCCAAGGACGACGTCTTCGCGATGGATTGGGAGCCCCCCGCGGACAGCGGGCTCGCGCTGGGTCGCGAGCTCCTTCAGAAGAATCATGTGGAGGTCGGCCAGTTGACGAACTGCTCGATTTGTCATCGATGA
- a CDS encoding prolyl oligopeptidase family serine peptidase, giving the protein MTSLRLISPMILLAVVSLVRADGVADNAADKVRPIPPKGIALADADRNALQAELDKLGHAIDEVRSAQKNEPRILALLPDVQIFHSAVASALAHGEFFDAKDVAKAKALLKRGMDRADALLPSQGLHTGPTPGMWQAGHGPVALGYISKIDGSVQPYGLVIPWSHSSGANRHRLDVWCHGRGETLSEVNFLMDRETAPGEFTPDGAFVLHPYGRYCNANKFAGEIDLFEALDDVRKRFSIDENRLVMRGFSMGGAACWQFAVHYPSVWAAAAPGAGFSETPDFLKVFQNETLQPSWYEKSLWRMYDCTGYAANLFNCPTVAYSGEKDSQKQAADLMAKALADEGIDMVHVIGAGAGHHYTRDAKIEINRRIDSIVDAGRDPVPARVVFTTFTLRYNRSFWVQVDGLAKHWERARVEADLLGNQGAGPKIETSNVTGLTLEIPAGLCPLDVRKHPKVEIDGQQIEAPRPLSDRSWTARFQKVDGTWRAAADDGRLVKRHGLQGPIDDAFMDSFLMVRPTGPALNAKIGDWAATEMGHAVDHWRRQFRGDARVKDDKDVTDADVADHNLILWGDPSSNAYLAKIADKLPVQWTKDGVKLGAETHDAGRHVPVLIYPNPLNPKRYVVLNSGFTFREYDYLNNARQVPKLPDFAIVDVDSPPTSRAPGRIVQAGFFDEEWKPRTDESHVDAR; this is encoded by the coding sequence TTGACGTCACTCCGCCTGATTTCCCCCATGATCCTGCTTGCCGTGGTTTCCCTCGTCCGGGCCGACGGCGTCGCCGACAACGCGGCCGACAAGGTCCGGCCGATCCCTCCCAAGGGGATCGCGCTCGCCGACGCCGACCGTAACGCCCTCCAGGCTGAACTCGACAAACTGGGACACGCCATCGACGAGGTGCGGTCCGCCCAAAAGAACGAGCCTCGGATTCTTGCGCTACTGCCCGACGTCCAGATTTTTCACTCGGCCGTCGCCTCGGCCCTGGCCCACGGCGAGTTCTTCGACGCCAAGGACGTCGCCAAGGCGAAAGCCCTCCTCAAGCGGGGCATGGACCGAGCGGACGCCCTTCTCCCAAGTCAGGGGTTGCACACTGGTCCAACTCCAGGCATGTGGCAAGCAGGTCACGGCCCGGTGGCTCTCGGCTACATATCGAAGATTGACGGCTCGGTGCAGCCCTACGGGTTGGTCATACCGTGGTCGCATTCGTCGGGGGCAAACCGCCACCGGCTCGACGTCTGGTGTCACGGCCGGGGCGAGACGCTCAGCGAGGTCAACTTCTTGATGGACCGAGAGACGGCGCCGGGCGAGTTCACGCCCGACGGAGCCTTCGTGCTCCATCCCTACGGCCGCTATTGCAACGCCAACAAGTTCGCCGGCGAGATCGATCTCTTCGAGGCGCTCGACGATGTGCGGAAACGCTTTTCGATCGATGAAAACCGCCTGGTGATGCGCGGGTTTTCGATGGGAGGCGCAGCGTGCTGGCAGTTCGCCGTCCACTACCCGAGCGTCTGGGCCGCCGCGGCCCCCGGCGCGGGGTTCTCGGAAACGCCCGACTTCCTGAAGGTCTTCCAGAACGAGACGCTTCAGCCGTCGTGGTATGAGAAGTCGCTCTGGCGGATGTACGACTGCACCGGCTACGCCGCCAACCTGTTCAACTGCCCGACCGTCGCCTACAGCGGCGAGAAGGACAGTCAAAAGCAGGCCGCCGACCTGATGGCCAAGGCGCTCGCCGACGAGGGGATCGACATGGTCCATGTGATCGGAGCCGGCGCGGGCCATCACTACACGCGTGACGCCAAAATCGAGATCAACCGCCGCATCGACTCGATCGTCGACGCCGGCCGCGACCCCGTTCCCGCCCGCGTGGTCTTCACCACCTTCACTCTCCGTTACAACCGCTCGTTCTGGGTCCAGGTCGACGGCCTCGCCAAGCACTGGGAACGCGCCCGCGTCGAGGCCGACTTGCTCGGCAACCAGGGCGCTGGGCCCAAGATCGAGACGTCGAACGTCACCGGCCTGACGCTCGAGATCCCCGCCGGCCTCTGCCCGCTCGACGTCCGCAAGCATCCCAAGGTCGAAATCGACGGCCAGCAAATCGAGGCGCCCAGGCCGCTCTCCGACCGCTCGTGGACGGCCCGATTCCAGAAAGTCGACGGCACATGGCGCGCTGCGGCCGACGACGGCCGGCTCGTGAAGCGCCACGGCCTGCAAGGGCCGATCGACGACGCGTTCATGGACAGCTTCTTGATGGTCCGGCCGACCGGTCCGGCGCTCAACGCGAAGATCGGCGACTGGGCCGCCACCGAGATGGGCCACGCCGTCGACCACTGGCGGCGTCAGTTCCGTGGCGACGCCCGCGTCAAGGACGACAAGGACGTGACCGACGCCGACGTCGCCGATCACAACCTCATCCTCTGGGGCGACCCGAGCAGCAACGCCTACCTCGCCAAGATCGCCGACAAGCTGCCGGTCCAGTGGACTAAGGACGGCGTGAAGCTCGGCGCCGAGACCCACGACGCCGGCCGTCACGTCCCCGTCCTGATCTATCCGAACCCCCTGAATCCTAAGCGTTACGTCGTCCTCAACAGCGGCTTCACGTTCCGCGAGTACGACTACCTCAACAACGCTCGGCAGGTCCCCAAGCTGCCGGACTTCGCGATCGTCGACGTCGATTCGCCGCCGACCTCGCGCGCGCCCGGCCGGATCGTCCAGGCGGGGTTCTTCGACGAGGAGTGGAAGCCTCGGACTGATGAATCGCACGTCGACGCCCGTTGA